From a region of the Cyclopterus lumpus isolate fCycLum1 chromosome 5, fCycLum1.pri, whole genome shotgun sequence genome:
- the ndufaf3 gene encoding NADH dehydrogenase [ubiquinone] 1 alpha subcomplex assembly factor 3, with translation MASGVCTRFLLQRSTQGFLFSSRAGPALSSPFLCRAHRLGPSDDEMYQRTSMSIMQKGSWPFINSYSSRGFDINDNKVFGPCAVLPPAILQWKVGSYKDITEESVSLFHMLEPRIEIIVLGTGARIERINPSVLALLKRKGIAVEVQDTPNACATFNILCSEGRMVAAGLIPPSVSTALEMRRE, from the exons ATGGCCAGTGGGGTGTGTACCAGATTTCTCCTGCAGAGATCTACACAGGGGTTTCTCTTCTCGTCCAGAGCAGGACCCGCTTTGTCAAG CCCATTTCTGTGTCGTGCACATAGATTGGGTCCCAGCGATGATGAAATGTACCAGCGTACCTCGATGTCCATAATGCAGAAGGGCAGCTGGCCATTTATCAACAGCTACAGTTCCCGAGGATTCGACATCAACGACAACAAGGTGTTTGGGCCCTGTGCTGTGCTGCCTCCTGCTATTCTCCAGTGGAAA gttGGCAGTTATAAAGACATCACAGAAGAAAGTGTCTCACTTTTCCACATGCTTGAACCAAGAATAG AGATTATTGTGCTGGGCACGGGTGCACGTATTGAAAGAATTAACCCCTCAGTCCTGGCTCTGCTCAAACGTAAAGGCATCGCTGTGGAGGTGCAAGACACG CCAAATGCATGTGCAACATTCAACATCCTGTGCAGTGAGGGAAGGATGGTGGCTGCTGGTCTGATCCCTCCGTCCGTCAGCACGGCGCTGGAGATGAGACGGGAATAA
- the zgc:112334 gene encoding rab GDP dissociation inhibitor beta, whose translation MEEYDIIVLGTGLKECILSGLLSQSGKKVLHIDNNPYYGGESASISPLEELFKKFKVPGPAKSMGRGKEWSIDLIPKFFLANGELVKVLVHTDVTRYLDFKVVEGSYVYKAGKVHKVPGTEEDVMHSSDLMGMFDKRRFRKLLLFALNFDVRNPRTCQDVDPKKMTTRDLFSRFDLGGDVMEFTGHAIALHSSESYLDQPCGETIRRIRLYSESLSRHNPSPYLYPVYGLGELPQGFARLSAEYGGTFLLNRTVDEIVMDNGKVKAVKSEGKLFHCKQLICDPSYVPNRVRKVGRVIRVICLLNHPVKNTHEAHSCQIIIPQTQLNRKSDIYISLVSHVHNVASDGMYIATVSTTAETSDPEKEVQPGLELLKPIMQKFVSISHMLVPNEDGKKSQIFVSRSYDAINHFEAECEDIKDMYQRITGAALRFGGSQRHQSHNSDDDRETFNIRTK comes from the exons ATGGAGGAATATGATATTATTGTGCTTGGAACTGGACTTAAG GAATGTATCCTGTCTGGTTTATTGTCTCAAAGTGGGAAAAAGGTTCTTCACATTGACAATAATCCCTACTATGGAGGAGAGAGTGCATCCATTTCTCCCCTTGAGGAG CTGTTCAAGAAGTTTAAGGTTCCAGGACCTGCTAAATCTATGGGCCGCGGAAAAGAGTGGAGCATCGACCTTATCCCCAAATTTTTTCTCGCCAATG GTGAGCTGGTGAAGGTCTTGGTGCACACTGACGTTACTCGATATCTGGACTTCAAAGTTGTTGAAGGCAGCTATGTATACAAAGCAGGCAAAGTGCACAAAGTCCCCGGCACAGAGGAAGATGTCATGCATTCTTCAG ATTTGATGGGCATGTTTGACAAGAGAAGGTTCAGGAAGCTGCTGCTCTTTGCCCTGAACTTTGACGTGAGAAACCCTCGGACCTGCCAGGACGTGGATCCTAAAAAGATGACCACACGGGACCTTTTCAGCCGTTTTGACCTGGGGGGAGATGTCATGGAGTTCACAGGTCATGCCATAGCCTTACACAGCAGTGAGAG TTACCTGGACCAGCCATGTGGGGAAACCATCAGACGGATCCGGCTGTACTCTGAGTCTCTGTCCCGCCACAACCCCAGTCCATACCTCTACCCTGTGTACGGGCTGGGAGAACTACCACAGGGATTTGCCAG actgAGTGCAGAGTACGGAGGAACTTTCCTCTTGAACAGAACCGTGGATGAGATTGTGATGGACAACGGCAAAGTGAAAGCTGTGAAGTCTGAGGGGAAG CTGTTCCACTGTAAACAGCTCATCTGTGACCCCAGCTACGTTCCTAATCGAGTGAGGAAAGTGGGGCGTGTGATTAGAGTCATCTGTTTATTAAATCATCCAGTTAAAAACACCCACGAGGCGCACTCCTGTCAAATCATCATCCCTCAAACTCAACTCAACAGGAAATCTG ACATTTACATATCGTTAGTGTCACATGTCCACAATGTGGCCTCAGACGGGATGTACATTGCCACGGTGAGCACGACTGCAGAAACCAGCGACCCAGAGAAAGAAGTCCAGCCGGGGCTGGAGCTTCTCAAGCCCATCATGCAAAA ATTTGTTTCGATCAGTCACATGCTGGTTCCCAATGAAGATGGAAAAAAGAGTCAG ATATTTGTGTCCCGCTCATATGATGCAATAAACCACTTTGAGGCTGAATGCGAGGACATCAAAGACATGTACCAGCGGATAACAGGAGCAGCGCTCCGCTTCGGAGGATCACAGAGACACCAGTCTCACAACTCTGACGATGACAGAGAGACTTTCAACATCAGGACCAAATGA
- the LOC117730661 gene encoding transmembrane protein 43 isoform X1 → MSSAQTFSDPNQHKRVSLQSNPGFLERLSETAGGTVVGIGLFFLSFYVLFTNEGRALQTAYSLNEGLSQVVLLGPFSSLDLQNNNHLVHLSSQLHTSQPLHDPNYRVAVQAVKLKRQVEMYQWVEYRESKDYQEDGETKTETTYNYNTEWKSEMVNSRNFDKEIGHQNPSAMAVESVTVVAPEVGVGPFSLSKGLVEQINNFQTLSLRDFSTFNLAPFLSVDDDYFYHTHNPRRPEVGDVRVRFSFAGLSGETSPLGRAQTVSIVAMQRGEQLMPFKTKSGDTLEILYLEELSAEEVFAKELHYNSMKTWGLRAAGWALMFLSIQLTMRIIYTLVDWVPVLRELVSVGLKIFALCVSCSLSLLTIGVGWIFYRPLVAVALGALALLPVFLARSRLPAKKNE, encoded by the exons ATGTCTTCGGCACAGACA TTTTCAGACCCAAATCAACACAAGCGTGTATCTCTTCAGTCCAACCCTGGATTCCTGGAGCGATTGAGTGAAACTGCAGGAGGAACAGTTGTTGGTATTGGACTGTTTTTCCTTTCATTCTATGTTCTTTTTACCAACGAG GGACGGGCTCTGCAAACAGCATATTCCCTGAATGAGGGTCTTTCTCAGGTTGTGTTGTTGGGGCCTTTCTCTAGCCTCGACCTGCAGAACAACAACCACTTAGTTCACCTGTCTTCACAGCTGCACACCTCACAG CCCCTCCATGACCCCAATTACAGAGTTGCAGTGCAGGCAGTGAAGCTGAAGAGGCAGGTGGAGATGTATCAGTGGGTGGAGTACCGGGAGAGCAA GGACTACCAAGAGGACGGTGAGACCAAAACTGAGACGACGTACAACTaca ATACAGAGTGGAAATCTGAGATGGTCAACAGTCGTAATTTTGATAAAGAAATTGGCCACCAGAACCCAAG TGCCATGGCGGTTGAGAGTGTTACAGTCGTGGCCCCTGAAGTTGGAGTTGGACCTTTCAGTCTGTCTAAAG GCCTTGTGGAGCAGATAAATAACTTCCAGACGCTGAGTCTAAGGGATTTTTCTACCTTTAACTTGGCCCCTTTTCTCAGCGTTGATGACGATTATTTCTATCACACTCATAACCCACGCAGGCCGGAG GTTGGGGATGTGCGTGTGAGATTCTCCTTTGCTGGACTGAGTGGGGAGACATCTCCCCTCGGCCGCGCTCAAACT GTCAGTATTGTGGCCATGCAGAGAGGGGAGCAGCTGATGCCTTTTAAAACCAAGTcaggagacacactggagatcCTCTACCTTGAGGAGCTCTCTGCAGAG GAGGTTTTTGCAAAAGAACTCCACTACAACAGTATGAAGACATGGGGCCTCAGGGCTGCAGGCTGGGCCCTCATGTTCCTCAGTATTCAGCTGACTATGCGCATCATCTACACACTGG tggATTGGGTTCCTGTTCTCAGAGAGCTTGTGTCTGTGGGGCTGAAGATCTTCGCCCTGTgtgtctcctgctctctctcccttctcaccATCGGAGTGGGTTGGATTTTTTACCGACCATTAGTGGCTGTGGCTCTGGGAGCTCTAGCTCTGCTACCGGTGTTTCTCGCCCGCTCACGACTTCCAGCCAAGAAGAATGAATGA
- the LOC117730661 gene encoding transmembrane protein 43 isoform X2, translating into MSSAQTSNPGFLERLSETAGGTVVGIGLFFLSFYVLFTNEGRALQTAYSLNEGLSQVVLLGPFSSLDLQNNNHLVHLSSQLHTSQPLHDPNYRVAVQAVKLKRQVEMYQWVEYRESKDYQEDGETKTETTYNYNTEWKSEMVNSRNFDKEIGHQNPSAMAVESVTVVAPEVGVGPFSLSKGLVEQINNFQTLSLRDFSTFNLAPFLSVDDDYFYHTHNPRRPEVGDVRVRFSFAGLSGETSPLGRAQTVSIVAMQRGEQLMPFKTKSGDTLEILYLEELSAEEVFAKELHYNSMKTWGLRAAGWALMFLSIQLTMRIIYTLVDWVPVLRELVSVGLKIFALCVSCSLSLLTIGVGWIFYRPLVAVALGALALLPVFLARSRLPAKKNE; encoded by the exons ATGTCTTCGGCACAGACA TCCAACCCTGGATTCCTGGAGCGATTGAGTGAAACTGCAGGAGGAACAGTTGTTGGTATTGGACTGTTTTTCCTTTCATTCTATGTTCTTTTTACCAACGAG GGACGGGCTCTGCAAACAGCATATTCCCTGAATGAGGGTCTTTCTCAGGTTGTGTTGTTGGGGCCTTTCTCTAGCCTCGACCTGCAGAACAACAACCACTTAGTTCACCTGTCTTCACAGCTGCACACCTCACAG CCCCTCCATGACCCCAATTACAGAGTTGCAGTGCAGGCAGTGAAGCTGAAGAGGCAGGTGGAGATGTATCAGTGGGTGGAGTACCGGGAGAGCAA GGACTACCAAGAGGACGGTGAGACCAAAACTGAGACGACGTACAACTaca ATACAGAGTGGAAATCTGAGATGGTCAACAGTCGTAATTTTGATAAAGAAATTGGCCACCAGAACCCAAG TGCCATGGCGGTTGAGAGTGTTACAGTCGTGGCCCCTGAAGTTGGAGTTGGACCTTTCAGTCTGTCTAAAG GCCTTGTGGAGCAGATAAATAACTTCCAGACGCTGAGTCTAAGGGATTTTTCTACCTTTAACTTGGCCCCTTTTCTCAGCGTTGATGACGATTATTTCTATCACACTCATAACCCACGCAGGCCGGAG GTTGGGGATGTGCGTGTGAGATTCTCCTTTGCTGGACTGAGTGGGGAGACATCTCCCCTCGGCCGCGCTCAAACT GTCAGTATTGTGGCCATGCAGAGAGGGGAGCAGCTGATGCCTTTTAAAACCAAGTcaggagacacactggagatcCTCTACCTTGAGGAGCTCTCTGCAGAG GAGGTTTTTGCAAAAGAACTCCACTACAACAGTATGAAGACATGGGGCCTCAGGGCTGCAGGCTGGGCCCTCATGTTCCTCAGTATTCAGCTGACTATGCGCATCATCTACACACTGG tggATTGGGTTCCTGTTCTCAGAGAGCTTGTGTCTGTGGGGCTGAAGATCTTCGCCCTGTgtgtctcctgctctctctcccttctcaccATCGGAGTGGGTTGGATTTTTTACCGACCATTAGTGGCTGTGGCTCTGGGAGCTCTAGCTCTGCTACCGGTGTTTCTCGCCCGCTCACGACTTCCAGCCAAGAAGAATGAATGA
- the LOC117730678 gene encoding rho-related GTP-binding protein RhoA-B → MAAIRKKLVIVGDGACGKTCLLIVFSKDQFPEVYVPTVFENYVADIEVDSKQVELALWDTAGQEDYDRLRPLSYPDTDVILMCFSIDSPDSLENIPEKWTPEVKHFCPNVPIILVGNKKDLRNDEHTRRELAKMKQEPVKPEDGRDMANRISAFGYMECSAKTKDGVREVFEMATRAALQARRGKKSNKCVLL, encoded by the exons ATGGCAGCAATCAGGAAAAAGCTGGTCATAGTGGGAGACGGAGCCTGCGGGAAGACCTGTCTGCTCATCGTGTTCAGTAAGGACCAGTTTCCAGAGGTCTATGTGCCCACGGTCTTTGAGAACTACGTTGCTGACATTGAAGTGGACAGCAAACAG GTTGAGTTAGCACTCTGGGATACAGCAGGCCAAGAAGACTACGACCGACTGCGCCCTCTCTCCTATCCAGACACTGATGTCATTCTCATGTGCTTCTCCATCGACAGCCCTGACAGTCTTG AGAATATCCCTGAGAAGTGGACTCCTGAGGTGAAACACTTCTGCCCTAATGTTCCCATTATACTAGtgggaaataaaaaagaccTGCGTAACGATGAGCACACCCGGAGGGAGCTTGCCAAAATGAAGCAG GAACCGGTGAAACCAGAGGATGGACGGGACATGGCTAACAGGATCAGTGCCTTTGGATACATGGAGTGCTCTGCAAAAACAAAGGATGGTGTGAGGGAAGTGTTCGAGATGGCCACCAGGGCTGCACTACAGGCCAGGCGGGGAAAGAAGAGCAATAAATGTGTCCTACTGTAA
- the LOC117730675 gene encoding cytokine-inducible SH2-containing protein-like — protein sequence MVARALTIFHHEERGATCRPPRPFPPPSESGEDLRCITTTFQYLQTSGWYWRSISSSEAREALLQQSEGTFLVRDSSHPQYMLALSVKTRCGPTSIRINYSRGSFWLDSISPSLQSFPDVLSLIQHYKASGHAPQGQASDDIHPQTKADPAMHAFNDSVVPLKLAHPLHKPEAFPSLQHLTRLTVNRHANCPDQLPLPKPLQDYLQDYPFHI from the exons ATGGTTGCCCGAGCATTGACCATTTTCCATCATGAGGAACGAGGAGCAACATGTCGTCCCCCCCGCCCCTTTCCTCCACCCAGTGAGTCAGGAGAGGACCTTCGCTGCATCACCACCACTTTCCAGTATCTACAGACTTCAG GCTGGTACTGGCGTTCCATCTCATCGAGTGAGGCCCGGGAAGCTCTCCTTCAGCAGTCTGAAGGCACGTTTCTGGTACGGGACAGCAGTCATCCTCAGTACATGCTGGCCCTGTCAGTAAAGACCCGCTGTGGACCCACCAGCATACGCATAAACTACAGCAGGGGCTCCTTCTGGCTGGACTCGATTTCCCCCAGCCTGCAGTCCTTCCCAGATGTTCTTAGCCTCATACAGCACTACAAGGCCTCAGGCCACGCACCACAGGGCCAGGCATCTGATGACATTCATCCCCAGACAAAGGCTGACCCTGCCATGCACGCGTTTAACGACAGCGTAGTGCCTCTAAAGCTGGCGCACCCCCTGCACAAACCAGAGGCTTTCCCTTCTTTGCAGCACCTGACGCGCCTCACCGTCAACAGACATGCAAACTGCCCCGACCAGCTGCCACTCCCAAAGCCTCTGCAAGACTATCTGCAAGACTACCCTTTCCACATATGA
- the LOC117730664 gene encoding twinfilin-2-like isoform X1 translates to MSHQTGINATSELKEFLTRARGGAIRIMKIVIRNEELVLDSYREPTHSWDKDYDQFLLPLLTPQEPCYILYRLDSQNAQGYEWIFIAWSPDQSPVRQKMVYAATRATLKKEFGGGHIKDEMFGTVEDDLCFQGYLRHMSSCCSPGPLTAAEQELQRIRVTEDKVMWDERRRIGTPTARARVTMEFGLDKRAQTLQGLAFPLQEEAKRALQQLKQRRINYIQLSLDVEKETIELVHTKPTETHELPYRIPADTPRYHFFIFKHSHQGQRQEALVFIYSMPGYTCSIKERMLYSSCKNRLLEEVEKDYQLEVTKKMEIDNGDGLTEDFLYEEVHPIEHTLKQAFAKPRGPGGKRGNKRIIKGAGENGEDS, encoded by the exons ATGTCACACCAAACTGGAATTAACG CAACATCGGAGCTGAAAGAGTTTCTGACCCGAGCGAGAGGCGGAGCCATCAGAATAATGAAGATTGTCATCAGAAATG AGGAGTTGGTGTTAGATTCATACAGAGAGCCAACACACAGTTGGGACAAGGATTACGATCAgttcctgcttcctctgctcACACCTCAGGAACCCTGCTACATCCTCTACCGTCTGGACTCCCAGAATGCACAGGGATACGAGTGGATCTTTATCGCCTGGTCACCTGACCAATCACCT GTGAGGCAGAAGATGGTGTACGCAGCGACCCGAGCCACACTGAAGAAAGAGTTTGGAGGAGGTCACATTAAAGATGAAATGTTTGGCACGGTGGAG GATGACCTTTGCTTCCAGGGATACTTGCGACACATGTCGTCCTGCTGCTCGCCAGGTCCGCTCACAGCAGCCGAGCAGGAATTACAACGAATCAGAGTCACAGAG GATAAAGTTATGTGG GATGAACGTAGACGAATTGGGACTCCAACAGCTCGAGCGAGG GTTACAATGGAGTTTGGCTTAGACAAAAGGGCACAGACTCTTCAAGGACTTGCATTCCCGTTACAAGAAGAGGCCAAACGAGCTCTGCAGCAACTCAAACAGAGACGCATCAACTACATACAGCTG AGCCTGGATGTAGAGAAAGAGACCATTGAGCTGGTTCACACCAAACCTACAGAGACCCATGAGCTTCCCTACAGGATTCCTGCAGATACGCCCAGATaccacttcttcatcttcaaACATTCCCACCAGGGCCAGCGGCAGGAGGCACTGG TGTTCATATATTCGATGCCTGGGTACACCTGTAGTATCAAGGAACGGATGTTATACTCCAGCTGTAAGAACAGGCTACTGGAGGAGGTCGAGAAAGACTACCAGCTGGAGGTCACCAAAAAG atggaGATAGACAATGGCGACGGCCTGACAGAAGACTTCCTGTACGAGGAGGTGCACCCAATAGAGCACACCTTAAAGCAGGCCTTTGCCAAACCCCGAGGaccaggaggaaagaggggcaACAAACGCATCATCAAGGGTGCAGGGGAGAATGGGGAGGACAGTTAG
- the LOC117730664 gene encoding twinfilin-2-like isoform X2, with the protein MSHQTGINATSELKEFLTRARGGAIRIMKIVIRNEELVLDSYREPTHSWDKDYDQFLLPLLTPQEPCYILYRLDSQNAQGYEWIFIAWSPDQSPVRQKMVYAATRATLKKEFGGGHIKDEMFGTVEDDLCFQGYLRHMSSCCSPGPLTAAEQELQRIRVTEDERRRIGTPTARARVTMEFGLDKRAQTLQGLAFPLQEEAKRALQQLKQRRINYIQLSLDVEKETIELVHTKPTETHELPYRIPADTPRYHFFIFKHSHQGQRQEALVFIYSMPGYTCSIKERMLYSSCKNRLLEEVEKDYQLEVTKKMEIDNGDGLTEDFLYEEVHPIEHTLKQAFAKPRGPGGKRGNKRIIKGAGENGEDS; encoded by the exons ATGTCACACCAAACTGGAATTAACG CAACATCGGAGCTGAAAGAGTTTCTGACCCGAGCGAGAGGCGGAGCCATCAGAATAATGAAGATTGTCATCAGAAATG AGGAGTTGGTGTTAGATTCATACAGAGAGCCAACACACAGTTGGGACAAGGATTACGATCAgttcctgcttcctctgctcACACCTCAGGAACCCTGCTACATCCTCTACCGTCTGGACTCCCAGAATGCACAGGGATACGAGTGGATCTTTATCGCCTGGTCACCTGACCAATCACCT GTGAGGCAGAAGATGGTGTACGCAGCGACCCGAGCCACACTGAAGAAAGAGTTTGGAGGAGGTCACATTAAAGATGAAATGTTTGGCACGGTGGAG GATGACCTTTGCTTCCAGGGATACTTGCGACACATGTCGTCCTGCTGCTCGCCAGGTCCGCTCACAGCAGCCGAGCAGGAATTACAACGAATCAGAGTCACAGAG GATGAACGTAGACGAATTGGGACTCCAACAGCTCGAGCGAGG GTTACAATGGAGTTTGGCTTAGACAAAAGGGCACAGACTCTTCAAGGACTTGCATTCCCGTTACAAGAAGAGGCCAAACGAGCTCTGCAGCAACTCAAACAGAGACGCATCAACTACATACAGCTG AGCCTGGATGTAGAGAAAGAGACCATTGAGCTGGTTCACACCAAACCTACAGAGACCCATGAGCTTCCCTACAGGATTCCTGCAGATACGCCCAGATaccacttcttcatcttcaaACATTCCCACCAGGGCCAGCGGCAGGAGGCACTGG TGTTCATATATTCGATGCCTGGGTACACCTGTAGTATCAAGGAACGGATGTTATACTCCAGCTGTAAGAACAGGCTACTGGAGGAGGTCGAGAAAGACTACCAGCTGGAGGTCACCAAAAAG atggaGATAGACAATGGCGACGGCCTGACAGAAGACTTCCTGTACGAGGAGGTGCACCCAATAGAGCACACCTTAAAGCAGGCCTTTGCCAAACCCCGAGGaccaggaggaaagaggggcaACAAACGCATCATCAAGGGTGCAGGGGAGAATGGGGAGGACAGTTAG